Proteins encoded together in one Leucoraja erinacea ecotype New England chromosome 30, Leri_hhj_1, whole genome shotgun sequence window:
- the clcn6 gene encoding H(+)/Cl(-) exchange transporter 6 has product MASGRGAPWGCCCCRCCCGEREGRSPEELTILGETHEEEDEILPRKDYESLDYDKCINEPYLEVLETLDNKRVRRYEAVKWILVFCIGVCTGLVGLFIDYFVHLFQNLKFQIIGRSVEDCSEGGCLVLSLLEILAFNIGFIFLASLLVLIEPIAAGSGIPEIKCYLNGVKIPGIVRLRTLVCKALGVLFCVSGGLFVGKEGPMIHSGAVVGAGLPQFQSITFRKIQFNFPYFRSDRDKRDFVSAGTAAGVAAAFGAPIGGTLFSLEEGSSFWNQALTWKVLFCSMSATFTLNLFRSGIRYGSWGSFQLPGLLNFGEFKCADGDKKCHLWTAVDLAFFIIMGLIGGLLGALFNCLNRRLAKYRMRNVHPKAKFVRVLESLLVAMVTTMVIFIASVTLGECREIPSHTHSNNVTQQPAGEDVNSSIKTFFCLNNTYNDMATLFFNPQETAILQLFHQDGTFSPVTLSIFFVLYFILACWTYGLSVPSGLFVPSLLCGAAYGRLVANILKTYIGMSHIYSGTFALVGAAAFLGGVVRMTISLTVILIESTNEITYGLPIMVTLMVAKWTGDFFNKGIYDLHVALRGVPLLEWETEAEMDKLTASDIMEPNLTYVYPHTRIQSLVSILRTTAHHAYPVVTENRGNEKEFMKGNILISNNIRFKVNFHWYDVKCLICICTGRQRMKFLLAETLQVVALNIPFSEVESSLIGLPRTVCEVHGVHHYKEDILQQMLERRHVPYPNLYPDQSPSEDWTMEERFRPLTFHGIIRRSQLVTLLVRGVCYLETHSSSTQPRLSYSEMTEDYPRYPDVHDLDLTLLNPRMIVDITPYMNPCPYTVSPSTHVSQVFNLFRTMGLRHLPVVNAVGEIVGIITRHNLSHDFLLMKLRHHNMTI; this is encoded by the exons agagtcaggagatatgaggCGGTGAAATGGATATTGGTATTTTGTATTGGAGTCTGCACTGGTTTG GTTGGGCTCTTTATCGATTACTTTGTTCATCTCTTCCAAAATCTCAAGTTTCAAATTATTGGGCGAT CGGTGGAAGATTGCAGCGAGGGAGGCTGTCTTGTGCTCTCCCTCCTTGAAATTCTGGCATTCAATATTGGTTTCATCTTCTTGGCCAGCCTGCTGGTGCTGATTGAG CCCATTGCAGCTGGATCTGGAATTCCTGAAATCAAATGCTACCTAAATGGGGTGAAGATTCCTGGGATTGTCAGGCTGCGGACCCTGGTCTGCAAAGCACTGGGTGTGCTCTTTTGTGTGTCCGGAG GATTATTTGTGGGGAAGGAGGGCCCAATGATTCACAGTGGAGCTGTGGTGGGAGCAGGACTACCTCAG TTTCAGAGCATCACTTTCCGCAAGATCCAGTTCAACTTCCCTTATTTCCGCAGTGACAG GGACAAGCGAGACTTTGTCTCGGCAGGGACAGCAGCAGGAGTTGCTGCAGCCTTTGGGGCTCCGATTGGAGGGACACTCTTCAGTCTGGAGGAAGGATCCTCTTTCTGGAACCAGGCACTAACCTGGAAAGTG CTCTTCTGTTCAATGTCTGCCACCTTCACGCTGAATCTGTTCCGCTCAGGTATCCGCTACGGGAGCTGGGGCTCCTTCCAATTGCCAGGGCTGCTTAACTTTGGTGAATTCAAG TGTGCAGATGGAGACAAGAAGTGCCATCTGTGGACGGCGGTGGATCTAGCATTCTTCATTATCATGGGCTTGATCGGTGGACTTCTGGGAGCATTGTTTAACTGTTTGAATAGAAGGTTGGCAAAGTACCGCATGCGAAATGTACACCCAAAGGCTAAGTTTGTCCG GGTCCTGGAGAGTCTGTTAGTTGCTATGGTTACAACGATGGTCATTTTTATAGCCTCTGTGACTTTGGGAGAGTGTAGGGAGATCCCTTCGCACACACACAGCAACAATGTAACACAGCAG CCAGCTGGGGAGGATGTGAATTCGAGCATCAAAACCTTTTTCTGTCTCAATAATACCTATAATGACATGGCTACTTTGTTCTTCAACCCACAAGAGACTGCCATACTCCAACTATTCCACCAAGATG GAACCTTCAGCCCTGTCACTCTGAGCATTTTCTTTGTTCTTTACTTTATTCTGGCCTGTTGGACATATGGTTTATCTGTCCCCAGTGGACTCTTTGTGCCCTCGCTGCTGTGCGGTGCTGCCTATGGTCGACTTGTGGCAAATATTCTGAAAAC GTACATCGGGATGTCTCACATCTATTCTGGAACTTTTGCTTTAGTGGGAGCTGCTGCATTCCTTGGGGGTGTGGTTCGTATGACCATCAGTCTCACCGTCATTCTCATTGAATCAACCAATGAAATCACATATGGATTGCCCATCATGGTCACATTGATG GTGGCAAAGTGGACTGGAGATTTCTTCAATAAAGGAATTTACGACTTGCATGTGGCACTTCGGGGTGTCCCATTGCTTGAATGGGAGACTGAGGCTGAAATGGATAA GTTGACAGCCAGTGATATCATGGAACCAAATCTAACCTACGTCTATCCCCATACCCGGATCCAATCATTAGTCAGTATTTTGCGCACCACAGCACATCATGCATACCCTGTCGTCACGGAAAATAGAGGGAATGAGAAGGAATTCATGAAGGGAAACatcctcatcagcaacaatattAGGTTTAAGGTAAACTTCCATTGGTATGATGTCAAGTGTTTAATTTGCATATGCACTGGGAGgcaaagaatgaaattcttacttgctgaaaCTTTACAG GTTGTTGCATTGAACATTCCATTCTCTGAGGTAGAATCCAGCCTTATTGGCCTTCCAA GAACGGTGTGTGAGGTTCACGGTGTTCATCATTACAAAGAGGACATTTTACAACAGATGCTGGAGCGTAG ACACGTCCCGTATCCAAATCTCTACCCTGACCAGTCTCCGAGTGAGGACTGGACAATGGAGGAGCGCTTTCGACCGTTAACTTTTCATGGCATTATTCGGAGATCGCAGCTGGTTACCTTACTCGTACGTGGGGTTTGCTACTTAGAGACCCATTCA AGTTCAACGCAACCACGGCTATCGTACTCTGAAATGACCGAAGATTATCCACGATATCCTGATGTTCATGACCTTGATCTGACTCTCCTCAATCCTCGCATGATTGTG GATATCACACCATACATGAATCCTTGTCCATATACAGTCTCGCCAAGCACACACGTGTCTCAGGTCTTCAACCTGTTTCGTACCATGGGACTGAGGCACCTACCGGTGGTCAATGCAGTAGGAGAG ATTGTTGGAATCATCACAAGACATAATTTGAGCCACGATTTTCTATTGATGAAACTGCGACACCACAACATGACAATCTGA